A genomic region of Balaenoptera ricei isolate mBalRic1 chromosome 21, mBalRic1.hap2, whole genome shotgun sequence contains the following coding sequences:
- the LOC132356523 gene encoding RB1-inducible coiled-coil protein 1-like: MQNVRTSLIAEQQTNFNTVLTREKMRKENIISDLSDKLKSTMQQQEWDKDLIESLSEDHARLLEEKKRLEEEVSRLRGGGPVPSPGVATAPELYGACAPEPPVEAPDALGEGRLDSALETSMMSVRENVHMLSEERQRIMLLERTLQLKEEENKRLNQRLMSQSMSSVSSRHSEKIAIRDFQVGDLVLIILDERHDNYVLFTVSPTLYFLHSESLPALDLKPGEGASGASRRPWVLGKVMEKEYCQAKKAQNRFKVPLGTKFYRVKAVSWNKKV; the protein is encoded by the coding sequence ATGCAGAATGTGCGAACATCTTTGATTGCTGAACAACAGACCAATTTTAATACTGTTTtaacaagagagaaaatgagaaaagagaacatAATCAGTGATCTCAGTGACAAGCTAAAAAGCACGATGCAGCAGCAAGAGTGGGACAAAGATTTGATCGAGTCCCTGTCCGAGGACCACGCGCGCTTGCTGGAGGAGAAGAAGAGGTTGGAGGAGGAGGTCAGCCGGCTGCGGGGCGGCGGGCCTGTCCCCTCCCCGGGGGTGGCCACCGCCCCCGAGCTGTATGGGGCCTGTGCGCCCGAGCCCCCGGTGGAGGCCCCGGATGCCCTCGGCGAAGGCAGGCTGGACTCAGCACTGGAGACCAGCATGATGTCTGTCCGAGAAAACGTCCACATGCTCTCTGAAGAAAGGCAGAGGATAATGCTGTTGGAACGAACACTACagttgaaagaagaagaaaacaagcgGTTGAATCAGAGACTGATGTCTCAGAGCATGTCCTCCGTATCCTCAAGGCATTCGGAAAAGATAGCTATTAGAGATTTTCAGGTGGGAGATCTGGTCCTCATCATCCTGGACGAACGCCATGACAATTACGTGCTCTTCACCGTGAGTCCCACCTTGTACTTCCTGCACTCGGAGTCGCTGCCTGCCCTGGACCTCAAACCAGGTGAGGGGGCCTCAGGTGCATCTCGAAGACCATGGGTCcttggaaaagtgatggagaagGAGTACTGTCAGGCCAAAAAGGCACAAAACAGATTTAAAGTTCCTTTGGGGACAAAGTTTTACAGAGTGAAAGCTGTGTCATGGAATAAGAAAGTATAA